CGTCAGCGAAGAGGGGTACTGGGGAGAGGAATGCGTCGAACCGCTCGAGACGCTCTCGGCGGCGGGCGTCGAGATCACGGTCGCCACGCCGTCGGGCAACCCGCCGAAGATCGACGAGCGCTCGATCGATCCCGAGGAGGTCGGCGAGGAGACCGCCGAGCACATCCAGGAGGTCCACGAGACCGACGAGCGCCTGAACGATCCGATCCCGACCGCGCAGGCCGACGCCGAGGGGTACGACGTCGTCGTCTTCCCCGGCGGCCACGGCACCGAGTGGGACGTCAACCAGGACCACGACGCGCGGCGACTCCTGCGGGACGCCGTCGAGGGCGACGACGGCAAGGCGCTGGTCGTCTGCCACGCCGTCGGCATCCTCGCGTTCACCCGCGACAGCCACGGCGCGTTCCTCGTCAACGGCCGCGACGTGACCGGCTTCCCCAACGAGTGGGAGGAAGGCATCGTCGACGAGAACGACCTGATGCCCAGCGGGCGAAAGCTTCCCTACTGGGTCGAAGACGAGGTCGAAGCCGCCGGCGGCAACTGGGACGCCGAACTCGAGCAGGATACGAGCGTCACCGTCGACGGCGACCTGCTCACCGCCCGCGGCCCCGAATCCTCGAGCGCGGCGGCGCAGACGCTGCTCGAGGAACTCGGGCTCTAACGGCGCTCGGGGGCAAGGCACAGTTCCATCGATATCGAACGTTCGCGAACGATCCACACGCTACCAACTGATTCGTCCGGAGTCCCGGATCGCTCTTCTGTCATCGAATCCGGTGATTACGAGCGAAACGGCGTCACTACTCGATGCCTACACGGCGTTACCGGGGAAACGGTTATGAAGCTCGATTAGATTCGGCTCCCGAACTGCGCTTTCTCTCCCTCGGGTCCGACCGGTCACCAGCCCGGCGGCTCGAGGCCCGCCGTCTCGAGTCGACCCTTCCAGTGTTGTTGAATGGACAGCCGGGAGACGTCCGCGGCGTCGGCGACCGCGCCCTGCGTTCGACCGTCGCCGGCGACGAGCGAGCCGGCGTAGACGCTCGCGGCCAGCATCGCGCGTTTGGAGCGGTCGTCGTCGGGCACGTCCGCGAGAAAGAGATCGACCGCACACGACCGCGCCTCGGTCGACAGCTCCAGCCGCTCGGCGACCTGCTCGAGTTCCTCGAGCCACGGTTCGTACTCGATCCGATCCCGGGCGCTGTGCATACGACGCGGTACCGTCCCCACCGGCATAAGTCCGCGGTGTGGGTCTCGAGTCGGCCGCTTCGATCGTGACAGGATCGCGCTCGTCGCCGCGACGTCGCAAGCTCGTATCGCCACCGACAATTTCGGCACCGACTCGCCGGCACAGCCGTTCCATCAATCGCCCATCAAACGATCGCGTACTGTTCGTCGTAAAGACCGCTTTTACCGGGCGTCCGGTCGCAACTGGCGATTCTCCGTGAGGAGTCACGGAGTAACGCCGCGAGAAGGACCCGGTAACCCCGGTGAAACGGCGACCAGAGCCGTCCTTTCGCCGCAGAATGGCCGAATCAATCCACCGGGAAATAACGTCGTCCGTTTCCCCCCGAAATCGTTCCATGTCGCCGCAAGACGGTGCTACTCCCGCCAACGTTCAGCTAGTAACGAGTCGGTGAATCGGCCGTTCTTCCTTCGTTTCACTAGGAGACGACTACTAAAGCCCGACAGGACCGAACCGCCGTCTACCGCCGACGCCCGGCTCCGTCGGGCCTGTTCGCCACACGCTATGAAGGAACCAACCTGCAAACTCGTCTGTACCGGGTGCGGCCTCGAGATGCCGTACCGCGACCGCTCGCTGGCCGAACAGGCTGCGGAGCTGCACCAGCTTCGCGATCCGGAGCACGTCACGTTCATCGTTCCGCCCGACTGGTCCCCGGAAGAGCCGGTGAAACATCAGTAGTGCAGCGGTCTCGCGGATCGACAGCTTCTTACTCGGGTCGGCAAAAGCCGTGTGTGAGCGCGGGTAGCCAAGCTAGGCCAACGGCGCAGCGCTTAGGACGCTGTCCCGTAGGGGTCCGCCGGTTCGAATCCGGTCCCGCGCATGGTTCTGCGGCGAGCAATCCCGCGAGCCGCAGGTTCTGCATCGGGCCGGATTCGAACGAGAGAAGACGCGCGCAGCGATGCGAGCACGCCTTCGCGTAGTTCGAATCCGGTCCCGCACGACGCTCGAGCCCTGTTCGGACTTTGTCGTGGAATTCGCGGTGCAGGCGGGTGACGAACTAATCGACCGACGCGAACGCCTCGAGGCCGATTCCCGGCGAGTGCAGCCTCGTTCCCTTTACTTGGCGGGCGACTCTCCTCGCGTGGAGGCAACTATGAGTGAAACACCGACCGATCCGGAAGCGAACCGCACCGCCGAGACTGACCGTCACCGTAATACCCTCAATACGGACACGATGCAGTGGGTGAGCGCGATCGTCGCCCTGGCGGGACTGGGGCTGGTCGCCTACCCGTTCATATTCGAGTCGACGGATACGGCGACCTGGAACGACACCCTCACGGGGACGGGCATCTTCCTGCTCGCCGGCTACAACTTCTACCGGCTGTCGAAGGACCGGCTGGCGAGCGTCGGCGTCGCCTCGCTGGCCGCGGTACTCGGGCTCTGGGCGCTCGTCTCGCCGGCGGTTATCGAGATGGGCAGCAGCGAACTCGCGATGACCACCGCCGGGGGCGGACTGCTCGTAGCAGCCCTTTCGGCCTACAACGCCTACGCGAACAGCAAGGCTGACGCGCCCGATCACGCCCACGCTCGCGCGTAAATAACCCAATTTTCACCGCTGAGGCGGGACGCACGCCGTCGAGTCGTGGGACGGCCACGCGGAGTGCGACAAATCGAACTCGAGAGCGGTCAGCGCCGACGGAAGAGCGCGCCGCCGAGCGAACCGGCGGTGAGACGGCGATCGCCGCGGCGGTGCCGAAGACGCCGGGGAGCCGAACGCGGCGACGAACAGACCGAGAATCGCGCCGACCATCACCGTCGGCGTCGCGGACCTCGCAGCGGGTGACGCCGTATCGCCGGCAGGAGTGCCTCGAGAGCGGGGACGGGCCGTCGAACGCGGCCGAACATTTACCTCCGCGGTCGTCGGAGACCGACGTATGTCACTGCTCGTCCCGTTCGACGCGTCGCGGCTCGCGACCGACGCCCTCGAGCGAGCCACGACGTTCGGCGAGGCGCTCGAGGAGGAGGTAGTCGTGCTGACGGTGATTCCGGACGATCCGGAGTACGCCAGGGATCGCGGCTGGATCACGGAGGGAGAACCGTTCGCTCCCGACGCGATCGAAGCGGGGATCCGGGAGCGAGTGATGGACGTCGCGCCCGAGGCGACGTTCCACACGGAGCGGGTGAGTTCCGACGAGCCGACGGCGACGTCGACGACGAACGTGGTTCGGGAGATCCGCCGCGTCGCGGCCGAGATCGAGGCGAGCGTGGTGTTCATCGGCTCGGAGAACGCCGGCTCCGTGATCGCGCCGCAGTCGAGCGTCGGGAGCCCCGTCGCGAGCGACCAGCGGTACGACGTCTACGTCGTTCGCCGGCCGGGCGAAGGCGTCGACGAGGCCGACGTCTCCGACATCGACTCGACGTCGGTGTAAGGGCGGTCTCCTCGAGTGCCGGCCGCTCTCGCGGCGGCACGCGAGCGGACCGACGGATAAAGCGACCGCCGTAGGCGGCGCTTAGTAATCGGGCCGCTCGTCGCGGATCGGAAACGAACGGCCGCGACCGGCGCGGACGCCGAGTCGTTCCGCGTCGTCCGACGTCGACGGGACCGGAACGGCCGCGTTCGAACTGCCGGTCGGATCGACAGGATACTCCGATGGGGAGCGGGTGATGCTACTGCTATCGCTACCGACGCTGTCGTCGCTTGCCGCTTCGACCCCCGGTGCTGTGCCCGTCCGCGATCCGATCCTCATCTTCGGGCTGGCGATGCTCGTCTTCCTGACCGCGCCGCTGGTCCTCCAGCGCTACCGGCTCCCGGGGATCGTCGGCATCATCGTCGTCGGCGCGGCGATCGGACCCAACGGCGCCGGCCTGCTCGAGCGCGACGAGACGATCGTGCTGCTGGGCGAGGTGGGGATCGTCTACCTGATGTTCGTCGCCGGCCTCGAGATCAACCTCTCGCAGTTTATCGCGTACAAGGACCGGAGCGTCGTCTTCGGGCTGCTCTCGTTCGTCGTCCCGCAGGCGGTCGGCACCCTCGTCGGGGTCGCCGCGCTCGACCTGTCGCTCGGCGCCGCGTCGCTGTTCGCCGCGATCTTCTCCTCGCACACCCTGCTGGCCTATCCGATCGTCAGTCGGCTCGGCATCGCGAGGGTCGAGAGCGTGACCGCGACGATCGGCGGGACGATCGTCACCGACACGCTCGCCTTGCTCGTGCTCGCGGTCGTCGTCGCCGCCGAACGGGGCGCGATCGGCCCGCTGTTCTGGCTCGAGCTGACCGGCAAGCTCGCGCTGTTTTTCGCGGGCGTCTGGCTGCTCGTTCCGCGGCTCGGCCGGTGGTTCTTCCGGACGGTCGAGCAGGAGAGCTACTTCGAGTTCCTGTTCGTGATGGTCGTGCTGTTCGCCGCCGCCTCGAGCGCCGCGGCCGCCGGCGTCGAGGGGATTATCGGCGCGTTCCTCGCGGGCCTCGCGCTCAACCGGCTGGTCCCCGAGAGCGGCCCGCTGATGAACCGGATCGAGTTCGTCGGAAACGCACTGTTCATCCCCTTCTTCCTGCTGTCGGTCGGGATGCTCGTCGACGTGCGGGTCCTGACCGCGGGCCTCGAAACGGTGACGATCGCCGTCGCCTTCCTCGCGCTGGTGACGACGACGAAGTACGCCGCGGCGTGGCTGACGGCCGAACGCTACGGCTACACGCACGACGAGACGATGGTCATGTTCGGCCTCTCGGTCGGGCAGGCCGCGGCGGCGCTGGCGATCGTCCTGATCGGCTTCGAAACGGGACTGCTCGACGAGGCGATGGTCAACGCCGTCGTGGTGATGATCCTCGTCGTCAGCGTCTTCAGCCCCGCGGTCGTCGACCGCTACGGGCGAGCGCTCGTTTCGGACCGCGCCGAGTACGATCCGGCGACGGCGCCCCAGCGGCTCATGCTCGCGTTTCCGGGACCGTCGGATCGCACCCCGAACCGCCAGCGGCTGGTGGACCTCGCCGTGGCCGTCCGCGAGCCCGAGGCGGCCCAACCGCTCTATGCAGCGACCGTCGCCCGCCCGGATCCCGGCGAGCCCGCGCGCCGGACGGAGGCCGAAATCGCCGAGATCGAGGCGTCGTTCGCCGAAACCGAGGCCTACACCGCCGGCGCCGAGGTCCCGATCGAACTCGAGACCCGGATCGACGACGACGTCGCCGACGGAATCAGTCGCGCCGCCGTCGAGAATCGGATCACGACGCTGCTCGTCGGCTGGGACGGCAGCCCCTCGCCGCGTCGAACGTTCGGCACCGTGATCGATCGCCTCCTCGGGCGGACGAGCCAGCAGGTGCTGGTCGCGCGCCTCTCGCAGCCGCTCAACACGACCGACGAGATCGTCGCGGTCCTGCCGCCGGGGATCGACCGCAACGAGGGGTTCTACGGGACGGTCCGTACGCTCGCGCACCTCGCGGACGGGATCGACGCGTCGATCCGCGCGGTCGCCGTCGGGCGGACGGCCGACCGGTACGAGCGACTCTTCGAACTGGTCGATCCGGACGTCCCCGTGACCGTCGACGGCGCGGACGGCTGGCCCGGCGCTCGCGACCGGCTTCGAACCGTCGGCGAGACGGATCTCGCCGTCCTGGTGAGCGCGCGCCGCGGCGCGACGGGCTGGCACTCCGAACTGGAGACGCTGCCCGCCGACCTCGCGCAGACGATCGACGGAAACGTCGTCGTCATGTATCCGTCGGGCGACGGCCGCGGGGACGATCGGCAGTTCCTCCGGTTCGACTGAGCCGACCGGGCGGGCCGGCGCCGGCCGCAGTGTCACCGCGATATCAAATCGATTCGGAGGAACGTTTATTCCGCTGACCGACTTCGGTTCGAAACATGGTCGATCGGAACGGGTGGGGACGGGATCGGCCCGTCCCGACCGGGTCGCCTCGGAGCCCTCCCGACTGGTTCGCCCGGCAGGCGAACGTCACGGACGAGGAGATCTACGAGACGTTCGAGCGGGACTGGCCGGACTGCTGGGAGCGGGCGGCCGACCTCCTCTCGTGGGACGAGCCGTACGATACCGTTCTGAACGACGAGAACGCGCCCTTCTACGAGTGGTTCGGCGGCGGGAAACTGAACGCCGCCTACAACTGCGTCGACCGCCACCTCGAGGCGGGGCGGAAGAACCACGTCGCGATCCGCTGGGAGGGGAAACACGGCGAGCACGAGACCTACACCTACCGGGACCTGTACGTCGAGGTCAACGAGTTCGCGGCGGCGCTGCGCGGGCTGGGCGTCGAGGAGGACGACGTGGTGACGATCTACCTGCCGATGATCCCCGCGCTGCCGATCGCGATGTTGGCCTGCGCCCGAATCGGCGCGCCCCACAGCGTCGTATTCGCGGGGCTCTCGGCCGACGCGCTGGCGACGCGGATGGACGCCGCCGAGAGCGAGTACCTGATCACCTGCGACGGTTACTACCGCCGCGGCGACGCCTTCAACCAAAAGAGCAAGGCCGACAACGCCCGGCTCTCGGTCGAGCAGGACGTCGAGACCGTCGTCGTCGATCGCCTCGGGGACGATCTGCCCCACGTACTCGGCGACGACGAGCGGGACTATCACGACCTCTGCCGGGAGTACGCCGGCGAAACCGTCGACCCCGTCTCTCGAGACGCCGAGGACATGCTGTTCCTGATGTACACGTCGGGCACGACGGGCGAACCGAAGGGCGTCGTCCACGCGACCGGCGGGTACCTCGCGCACGTCGCGTGGACGAGCCACGCCGTCCTCGACATCACGCCCGAGGACACCTACTGGTGTGCGGCCGATATCGGCTGGATCACGGGCCACTCCTACATCGTCTACGGGCCGCTGGCACTGGGCACGACGGCGGTGATGTACGAGGGAACGCCGGACTATCCCGACCGGGATCGACTCTGGGAGATCGTCGACCGGAACGCGGTCGACGTCTTCTACACGGCGCCGACGGCGATCCGCGCGTTCATGAAGTGGGGGTCGGACTACCCCGACCGGCACGATCTGTCCTCGCTGCGACTGCTCGGGTCCGTGGGCGAGCCGATCAGCCCCCGCCCGTGGAACTGGTACCGCGAGCACATCGGCCGCGGCGACTGTCCGGTCGTCGACACCTGGTGGCAGACCGAGACCGGGGCGGTGATCGTCTCGACGCTGCCCGGGATCGACGAGATGAAACCCGGCGCGGCCGGCCCCGGACTTCCGGGGATCGACGTCGCGGTCGTCGACGAAGCGGGCGACCCCGTCGAACCCGGCCAGGCCGGCTACCTCACCATCGGCCGCCCGTGGCCGGGCATGGCGCGGACGCTGTACGACGGCGACGACCGCTTCCGCTCGGAGTACTGGGACCGGTTCTCCGATCCCGACCGCGACGAGTGGGTCTACTTCAGCGGCGACGCCGCGGCGATCGACGAGGACGGCTACGTCACGGTGCTCGGCCGCATCGACGACGTGATCAACGTCTCCGGACGGCGCCTGAGCACGATGGAGATCGAGAGCGCGATCACCGACGTCGACGGCGTCGCCGAAGCCGCCGTCGTCGGCCGCTCGAGCGAGGCGACCGGCACCGAGATCTACGCCTACGTGAGCACGGCGGGCGGCCACGACCCGGACGCGACGATTCGACAGCGGATCGTCGACAGCATCGAGTCGACGATCGGCCCGATCGCGAAGCCGAGCGAGATCGTCTTCACGCCGGAACTGCCCAAGACCCGGTCGGGCAAGATCATGCGGCGACTGCTCGAGGACATCGCGAACGGGGAGGATCTCGGCGACACGAGTTCGCTCCGGAACCCGGAGATCGTCGGCGAAATCCAGGCCGAGAGCGGGACCGAGTAGATATCGTTTCGCAGATTCTACGGAAGCGAAATCGAATCGGGCGGTACGATCGCGATTTTCGTGAGAAGCGCTCGAGAACGGCGATGAGAGACGACACAATTATGTTCGCGACGCCGGAAATAGCGAAATATGAGTCAGTTGGAGGCCGGCTCGCCGGTGCTTTCCCGACGGCAGTACGAGGCGCTGCTCGACGCCGCCGAAACGTACCGGGAGGCGCTCGTCGTTCGGCTCTGCGGCGACGTCGGTCTCCGGCCCGCCGAGTTAGCGCAACTGACGGTCGACGACGTCGAGCAGGTGCGGATCGACCCGCCGCGGTATCTCGTACGCGTACCCGCGATCGACGACCGCGACCGCCGCGCCGCCTACCTGCCGACCCACGTCGAACGGGAGCTTCGGCGGTACGCGCGGAGTAACGGGCTCTCGACCGACGATCGGATCTTTTCGGTGACGCCGCGACGCCTCCAGATGCTCGTCTCGGAGGTCGCCGACCGGGCGAGCGACACGGTCGACGATCCCGCACTCAAGGACGTCTCCTCGAGCGACCTCCGGCGCTACTTCGCGCGGCGCGCGCTGGTCGACCACGACGTCAACCCACGCGCCGTCAAGGCCGCCGGCGGCTGGCGGAGCTTCGAGGCGCTCGAGCCGTACCTCGCCGAGCCGACGGAGGCGGAGCTCGTCGACGCCTTCGAGACCGTCGAACGGCCGTCCGGGCCCCGCGACGGCCGCACCGAGTCCGGCGCCGGTCCCGTGATCGGCGACGACAGCGTGATACGGCTGCTGCTGGCCGCGAGCGACCGGTACGCGCTCGTTCGCCTCGACGAGGACGGCTACGTCGAGCGCTGGAACCGCAGCGCCGCCGCGATGTTCGGCTACCGGGCCGGCGAGATCGTCGGCACCCACGTCTCGACGTTCTATCCCGACGAGGCGGTCGAGGAGGGCGCGCCCGAGCAGGTGCTGTCAGCGGCCCTCGAGGAGTCGGGCTACGAGGATGACGGCTGGCGGGTCCACAAGGACGGGACACGGTTTCGCGCGACCGAGGTGATCTCGCCGCTTCGAGACGATCGGGGTCGTCACCGAGGGTTCGCGGTCTTCCTGCGGGATATCTCGGCCTACCAGGAGGAACTCGAGTCGATCCGCTCGGAGCGGGACGGCCTCGAGCGCCGCGCGGCGATCGCCCGCCGCCACCGCGAGCTGACGCGCGCCCTGCTGGACGCGACCGACCACGAGACGGTCGAGACGACGACCTGCGAGACGCTGGTCGACGGCCCCGCC
The DNA window shown above is from Halopiger xanaduensis SH-6 and carries:
- a CDS encoding universal stress protein, producing the protein MSLLVPFDASRLATDALERATTFGEALEEEVVVLTVIPDDPEYARDRGWITEGEPFAPDAIEAGIRERVMDVAPEATFHTERVSSDEPTATSTTNVVREIRRVAAEIEASVVFIGSENAGSVIAPQSSVGSPVASDQRYDVYVVRRPGEGVDEADVSDIDSTSV
- the acs gene encoding acetate--CoA ligase; this translates as MVDRNGWGRDRPVPTGSPRSPPDWFARQANVTDEEIYETFERDWPDCWERAADLLSWDEPYDTVLNDENAPFYEWFGGGKLNAAYNCVDRHLEAGRKNHVAIRWEGKHGEHETYTYRDLYVEVNEFAAALRGLGVEEDDVVTIYLPMIPALPIAMLACARIGAPHSVVFAGLSADALATRMDAAESEYLITCDGYYRRGDAFNQKSKADNARLSVEQDVETVVVDRLGDDLPHVLGDDERDYHDLCREYAGETVDPVSRDAEDMLFLMYTSGTTGEPKGVVHATGGYLAHVAWTSHAVLDITPEDTYWCAADIGWITGHSYIVYGPLALGTTAVMYEGTPDYPDRDRLWEIVDRNAVDVFYTAPTAIRAFMKWGSDYPDRHDLSSLRLLGSVGEPISPRPWNWYREHIGRGDCPVVDTWWQTETGAVIVSTLPGIDEMKPGAAGPGLPGIDVAVVDEAGDPVEPGQAGYLTIGRPWPGMARTLYDGDDRFRSEYWDRFSDPDRDEWVYFSGDAAAIDEDGYVTVLGRIDDVINVSGRRLSTMEIESAITDVDGVAEAAVVGRSSEATGTEIYAYVSTAGGHDPDATIRQRIVDSIESTIGPIAKPSEIVFTPELPKTRSGKIMRRLLEDIANGEDLGDTSSLRNPEIVGEIQAESGTE
- a CDS encoding type 1 glutamine amidotransferase domain-containing protein → MTDALFVVSEEGYWGEECVEPLETLSAAGVEITVATPSGNPPKIDERSIDPEEVGEETAEHIQEVHETDERLNDPIPTAQADAEGYDVVVFPGGHGTEWDVNQDHDARRLLRDAVEGDDGKALVVCHAVGILAFTRDSHGAFLVNGRDVTGFPNEWEEGIVDENDLMPSGRKLPYWVEDEVEAAGGNWDAELEQDTSVTVDGDLLTARGPESSSAAAQTLLEELGL
- a CDS encoding cyclin codes for the protein MHSARDRIEYEPWLEELEQVAERLELSTEARSCAVDLFLADVPDDDRSKRAMLAASVYAGSLVAGDGRTQGAVADAADVSRLSIQQHWKGRLETAGLEPPGW
- a CDS encoding SPW repeat domain-containing protein, with translation MSETPTDPEANRTAETDRHRNTLNTDTMQWVSAIVALAGLGLVAYPFIFESTDTATWNDTLTGTGIFLLAGYNFYRLSKDRLASVGVASLAAVLGLWALVSPAVIEMGSSELAMTTAGGGLLVAALSAYNAYANSKADAPDHAHARA
- a CDS encoding cation:proton antiporter, producing the protein MLLLSLPTLSSLAASTPGAVPVRDPILIFGLAMLVFLTAPLVLQRYRLPGIVGIIVVGAAIGPNGAGLLERDETIVLLGEVGIVYLMFVAGLEINLSQFIAYKDRSVVFGLLSFVVPQAVGTLVGVAALDLSLGAASLFAAIFSSHTLLAYPIVSRLGIARVESVTATIGGTIVTDTLALLVLAVVVAAERGAIGPLFWLELTGKLALFFAGVWLLVPRLGRWFFRTVEQESYFEFLFVMVVLFAAASSAAAAGVEGIIGAFLAGLALNRLVPESGPLMNRIEFVGNALFIPFFLLSVGMLVDVRVLTAGLETVTIAVAFLALVTTTKYAAAWLTAERYGYTHDETMVMFGLSVGQAAAALAIVLIGFETGLLDEAMVNAVVVMILVVSVFSPAVVDRYGRALVSDRAEYDPATAPQRLMLAFPGPSDRTPNRQRLVDLAVAVREPEAAQPLYAATVARPDPGEPARRTEAEIAEIEASFAETEAYTAGAEVPIELETRIDDDVADGISRAAVENRITTLLVGWDGSPSPRRTFGTVIDRLLGRTSQQVLVARLSQPLNTTDEIVAVLPPGIDRNEGFYGTVRTLAHLADGIDASIRAVAVGRTADRYERLFELVDPDVPVTVDGADGWPGARDRLRTVGETDLAVLVSARRGATGWHSELETLPADLAQTIDGNVVVMYPSGDGRGDDRQFLRFD